A stretch of DNA from Anthonomus grandis grandis chromosome 22, icAntGran1.3, whole genome shotgun sequence:
AACACTTATTATTCCACAACGATATCTCATTGACATCGACAgctttttcactttttgacagGTGCAATCGGCGGAATTGTggggaaaattttaattaaaaaactacaacGAAAATCATTATCTTGACCAGACAATCTCTTTCGTATTCTGTAAATGGCTATTCAAAAACACTCTAACATGCTCTCAGAATAAACATATAAACAATCAGGTAAATAATACTGAAAAGATAAAAATTGAAAGTAATAAAAGTAAAGCGACCCAAGTATTGAACAAGAGACTGTCATTAATGGGCAAAACAAGCAACCATAAAACTTTGAGCTGCTACAGAGACGAAAAAGACGTAAACGTAGTAATAGAATTGGGGATAGGACAGTAGTCCGACCAAATCCCCAAATTAAGGCGAGAAACTAATAATGAGTAAGTTGTCAAGAAACAAAATCCAAAAAAGAAGCAGAGGTAGAGAGAGGTTGCAAGAAATTcccaaaaaaatacacattaacCTTAAGACTGGATAATAAATGATCCGCAATAGGCACCTTATTGTTCTGAAAAATGTCTCATTCAAAAAGCAAACACTACATCCTATTCATAAACTaatcgttttaaaaaaaaaaaaggtaatttctGTGAAAGTATCAAACTCCGAAAGTCGATTGTGTCAAAGAGCGGCCTTGGGTTTATTATAGACACCTGGACCCATAGGCTCTAGGTAGAGCCATATGTTTTCAAAAGGTACACAATGGTTATCTGTCCTTCTTTAACGAGTGAGTAAGTTACCTGGACCTTTAAGCGAATCCTAGcagttggttttttttttaagtggctTTCTCAGAATTTTCTATTCACAGACAATTCTTATCTTTGTGTGAGCTATTATTATTCTCCGGTCGGAAGGGTAGTTAGTGCTAATGACTGTTTATTTTTGGTCTCTATGTTGGTGTGgggtaataaataaaacgaGCGGGTAtagaacaaaaaatttattattaagataacttttaaataacattattcACATGAGGAACAAATACAGCCGCTTCTCTAGAAACAGAACATTTTTATAGgtacatattataaatatacacaGTAATATATTACAAACGTCTTTACTATTATTAAGTCTTTTAACTTGCCCAAGGGTTAAGTAATACAACAAACTCACAAGGCTACACCACGACTAAGAAATAAATAAGCGGCGCTCCTATTCCAAAGCGTGGTAAAAGCGGCTTTAGACTAAAATCATcgtaaaaaaatagaactttcAAATAGGAGcatgttatttatttcattgtGGTGCACCCTGTGCATTTTGGCGTTGCAAAAAAGGttagaaaaatataacatttttttcggCAACGTCATACAAAAATGACTTAGTTTACATTACAGGAACATTGTTTCTTTGTTCATATTAAGTACAAAATCCACACATTGAAAGGTTGATGGGACTTCGGCCGGTCCCCTAAATTCAACGAAATAGTCCACTGGCCAATAATAAATACGCGAAAGTCGAATTAAGGGGAGCGGCTTTATACGGTTTCCCTCTCAACTAATCGAGACAAGTATTGAGGGGATAGTCACACATAAATGACAGAATCGCATAAAATCCTAGAAATTTACATCACTGTTGgctgcttttttattttaatataaaacgaAATTCAAGGCTTAAATACTAGAAAATACACAGCtaagataaaaaattttgataaataaaaagggGTTGTAATATCTTTAACTTTTTAGTAACTAATCAGTTTTACTATTGGTCCCAGGCAtttaatcaaagaaaaactataataatatttatatgaaactTCAATCAGTCCattgataagttaaaaatattacaatattaataaagaagATCTATTTCAACATATGTTTGGCTCGTTCCTAAACAAAACAACTTTTGTAATTAAGAGCGaggcagtttaaaaatatatattttcacgTTTAAATGTCTTCCATAAAAACAATCGGTTTCAATGAAAAGCATTTATTATGGCggtaaagattttaaaacagGAATAGACCGGTCGTCCTGTTTTAAAATTCCACCCAAGAGAAATAAATCGCCTTTACTTACACCAACACTGAGAAAAATCTCCAGGgtacatatacaaaaatattggaatttttaaattcacaagATCATCAATGAAGAGTCGATGTCGCGTGAgaagaataaaatattgtttgaaTATAGAGATAAGATTGAACGTATAAGCCTTAAgagtaaaatctttattttatcttgCTGAACCAGctgaagtaatatttaaaagccAATAAAGACATCATCTGTTTTAGatcctaaataaattatttattatcggGAAGCTAAAATTTCAACACAATAATTTCATGTTTGTAAAACATTTGAATTATGGTTGTAGTTTTCTTGACAACTAAAAAAACTTACAATAtgataaaaacataaaactccATGAACAATGATAATTAGCATGCATTAATTGTTTGATTAGAAGTGTTcagtaaataacttaaaattgatGGTGTCAAAGTCAAATTATTGCTTTGAAAACCCACAAATTACTATAAGAAAATAATTCctaataatgcaaaaaaataatagtaaagaaCATGAGAGAGTTTTTCTCAGTGTATACAGGATAAAACACCCCAAAAAGAGTTGTTGATTGGATATATACAACGACTAATACAGCCGTGTCTAAAAATTGTATACAAATACAAGAGAAACAAAACTTGAAAATCgtttaaaagaacaaaagtGTACATTAGACTTAGCTTACTTAAGCATACAAATAACTCACTAGTAACTAACCCCTCGGGTGAGTTAGCTCACTTAAATGCATCACAAGGGTACTGAGTACCAAAGGGCACGATGCGCGGAAGCAAGGTACTACCGTAGCCCAATCTTTGGTTTCCGGCTAATAAGACAGTGCTAggctactttacaaaatattaaactaatataTACACTATGAACAAAAGAAAACTGCTAATCGGCCGACGGGTAGGCTACGGTAGACTAGGTCGCTTCGGCGCAACGTCCACTATCGGCAAAAACCGACACTTCTGGATAATGAGTACCGCCAGTTaattttaagtgtaaaaatttCGTGCAAAAAGATACGTAAAAAAGTTGTATAGAGaagtattataaaaatgaataagtAGAATAGTAGTAAACTTGGAGATACTCAGAACCAGAACACAGCAGTCGTGGgggagaaagagagagaaagagagggGGAGGGGGGTAGTGGCTAATGCCGCCACCTATCACACTTCGGTAGCGAATAAGCCGCCAGGCACTGGCACTCGGAAGTGTTCTTCAACCACGAAAACCGGCGTATCTTTCGTTGGTGGATCACCCTGCGACATCACAGATAACCGTTTAATTGGCTCATACTCGGGTTCGTGCAGTTTTGCAACTAGCAGCGCAGATGCACGCGCAGCAGCTACGGCTGCTGAATTTGCTGCAGTACACGATGATTCTGTGTTAAGCTGCTTCTGTGAACGGCTGCGCTGTAGTCCGTACACTGGTCGTCCATCGATCacttgttgttgttgtttgggAAAGGGTTCCATATCACAAACTGCAGCTGCACCGGCAGACTCTTCCAGAACATTATTGGTACATTTGTTCCAAGAGTTTTTGATCATGCGGGCATCGGCTGCCATGGCGGCTCCACGTTTGGCAAAACTGCTATTGGCGGTATTTTGTTCGTTTTGAAGTCGGGCTTCCTCATCGGCCCTCGCTTTCTCACGTTTCCTTCTTTGTTTTAAACAAGCGATCACACCAACAGCGACAAGGGCTAGCAGAGGGACGAATGTTGAAATTGTAGCGATCACGACAACATGTTCAGCGGTTAAAGTTGATTCGGTTGAAATGCGAGCGCTTGAAGCGGCTCCCACACTAGATTCAGAACAATCCCTTCCGATGAAACCCATCGGACAGTCGCACTCGTAGTCCCTAATTCGATTCCGACAGGTTCCTCCGTTTTTGCAAGGGTTTGCTCGACACTTGTCAACTTCTTTACTACAGTCTTTTCCGCCAAAGCCAGGAGGGCATCGGCATTGGTAATCGTTAAGCAACTGATGGCAAGTACCGCCATTGGCACAAGGTTTGGCTATGCAATAGTCTACGCGTTCTTGGCACAATCTACCGACAAATCCAGGCACGCATTGACACCTAAACTCGTTCACTTTGTCTATACAAGTACCACCGTTAAAACAAGGATTTCCGCTGGCACACTCATCCACGTCGATCTGACAACGGTCTCCAGCAAATCCAGCTGGACAAGCACAACGGTACCCGTATTGTGTACTAGATGTTTCGGAGCAGACTCCACCATGTTCACAAGGGTTGTCTTCACAGGGGCCCAATCGGCGTTCACAAGTTGGTCCAGTGTATCCTGGGCGGCAAGTACAACGAAATCCTCCCTTTATTTCCTGACAACTGCCTCCATTGGCACATGGATTAGTGGAGCAGCTTTGACTTGGTGGAGGAGGGATGGCAGTTTGACATCTCGATCCGTGATAGCCGGAAGGGCACTGGCAAATGGCCGCGTCTCCGTTATCCGGTCTTTTACAGCTGCCACCGTTTAAGCAAGGTGTTTTGGTACAATCATCGGTGGGAATTTCACAGTCGGTCCCGTTAAATCCAGGAGGGCAGCTGCAAGTGTAACTGCCTTGGCCGGTGTTATAGCAAGTCCCTCCGTTTTTGCACGGCAAATGGTTGGTGCAGAAATTTAAATCCTGGTTGCAGAACAAACCTCCCCAGCCTTCGTTACACAAGCACTCCCAGGGTTTTACGCAGGTGCCGTGGTTGCATCCGGGATAACGTTGACATTTGTCGCACAGAGGACCTTCCCAACCTGATTGGcatctgaaataaaaagaaaaattaattttaatggtCGTCGAGATCCGTGTGCGAGTTAGGTCAGTAACATGGTTAATTgcggaaaataaaataatcataataatagttttattaacgGTTGCCCAATTTCggttacatataaaaaataaagaaaatagtataaacagaaaataaaatattttaactatgGTACTATAATAAAGGCATTTGACAAAGTGAGTCATGAAATATTCTGAAAGGTGtacaaaaagtcaatatttttacaatggttATTGGCTAGTCTACACAGTCTAGTTAATGGACTATTCATACCATAATTTGTTCTGTGGTATTTACCTGAGAACAATTTTGAATTAAGAATTACAGAATTTTAAATTCTGTCAATAATATATACCTATTTTAAGATTATattgtaaatttgtttttgtttatgttttatttattttcccatttacTACTGGCATAAAGTGAGTTTTCTTGCTCTTCTTCTTTTATATTGGACTCCACAGTTGTTTTGGATTCAATGCAACATCTACCCAAGGCGCAGAGGGGATATTTCGTTGATAAACTCTGTTTgctcaattttaacagaagcAAATAGAgtgatatattaaattattgtaatgaGCAGAAACTGAATTGCACtgtttattataaagcaaaagaaagaatGAAATTCGTAATGAAACACCAAAATGGACTACTTGAAATCGATCGAAATCTACAGTTTATGTAATCAGCTGATGTGACTCGAGTTATGACGATCATGATTGGGAGGAAGATCGGGAAATGAAGAGAGGAAAATGTATCGTAGAAAACGAAGGAGATGAAGCAGAAGAGTCGGTAACCAGGCCCGGGTTTGCAATTTTCTTCGGCGGGCCGGCGACCCGCAGGTAACCTTTCCTTGACCCGCATACTTGCCAACGGGCAGCGTGGGAAAAGGCTCCGTGGGCGTGCCCCCCTGCGCCCCCCACCGCGACTCAGGCTGCAACTCAATGAGCCGCCGCTTCTCAGTGCACGAATAGAATGGTTAATGCGGATCGGCGATCGCCAGCCGTTGCTCGATTTCCGCGTAAACTTGCACCTAAGATGCCCTAAATCAACTACACAACAACATACACACATTCATATTACGCAtactaaattaataattgctttAATTAGGCACATCCTCTTTAGTTGTACTGCTTAAACATTTTACGCCTGATTAATGAACTGTTTTATCCAAATTTCCCATCATGAATATATTCGTGTGTGAACGTTGAATATTTGTACCTGTAAAGAAATGTGACTCACAACTCTCAATAACGTTTTAATGACTACTCAGTCCGAAAACGAACAATCTATAATCTtctaataaagaaatatttgaaccAATGCAAAGCCATGCCTAGAAGGCTTACCCAGAAAAATCTCATAGTCAACATAATCAAACGCCTTGCTTATATCCCAAAAAAAGAACTG
This window harbors:
- the LOC126749163 gene encoding neurogenic locus protein delta, whose protein sequence is MFYWIFFSLIGFSLVLQTPASGVFELRLLSFDNQAGKDDQGRCCSGRPLGLECEGECRPRFRICLKEYQVKIDATSTCTFGDVSTSELGPGPADDPQSGFANAIAVKIPFTWPGSFSLIVEAWHGSSNSTVHSPVLVSRLMRHCWLDVGEQWTEETHSSKYSTLRFKYRVTCEPNYYGKGCENVCRPRDDNFGHYSCSSTGKRVCLAGWTGDYCTTPLCLPGCDEQHGHCVHPNECICQSGWEGPLCDKCQRYPGCNHGTCVKPWECLCNEGWGGLFCNQDLNFCTNHLPCKNGGTCYNTGQGSYTCSCPPGFNGTDCEIPTDDCTKTPCLNGGSCKRPDNGDAAICQCPSGYHGSRCQTAIPPPPSQSCSTNPCANGGSCQEIKGGFRCTCRPGYTGPTCERRLGPCEDNPCEHGGVCSETSSTQYGYRCACPAGFAGDRCQIDVDECASGNPCFNGGTCIDKVNEFRCQCVPGFVGRLCQERVDYCIAKPCANGGTCHQLLNDYQCRCPPGFGGKDCSKEVDKCRANPCKNGGTCRNRIRDYECDCPMGFIGRDCSESSVGAASSARISTESTLTAEHVVVIATISTFVPLLALVAVGVIACLKQRRKREKARADEEARLQNEQNTANSSFAKRGAAMAADARMIKNSWNKCTNNVLEESAGAAAVCDMEPFPKQQQQVIDGRPVYGLQRSRSQKQLNTESSCTAANSAAVAAARASALLVAKLHEPEYEPIKRLSVMSQGDPPTKDTPVFVVEEHFRVPVPGGLFATEV